In a single window of the Acyrthosiphon pisum isolate AL4f chromosome X, pea_aphid_22Mar2018_4r6ur, whole genome shotgun sequence genome:
- the LOC100167172 gene encoding uncharacterized protein LOC100167172 isoform X1 yields the protein MEIDDEDVVVDGTDLQKYLNAVGYSEFEVSKRKPGEKLCPTEVQKCSRKIMRPTQNQKDFALCVTLIKIIMESQLIFKEDTLFIKEFIPSEHFKYPLFLTKRKSITLLILCVFCGLMNMFFSKFWDEWTIVGMFIFWFGCVLMDVLYNLNQNRAIKNTTMKTIQSMEKLSLLIQKSTHFVQECSNIHNSCFHTYDGKNPNAFKYLLMPELRTLLITVLQDLINNLVYNISEVHTFFPLKDSVSNIVYLYKTDCKIDLKNTSFENINKAKYTYFLLQSEFLKQSALCLCPALWTPHSFFHLNRLIETIGKIEEIYSNLYSVLYDEYNVYSMFKNNTIEHSKQPVQCTNMNSDLKLKIYSIRQFLQNMMVHVRFMEDSFENSSVCNIDDINSTLNILLKDVSVFNELISTLQINILKKNNNQTDKSILTNDSIGVTDHIDTDTNEPIKEICEDELFFGVSEEPTENMENTFCNEVLFDKSNNHNLMLELKVALKDKQAEWKQRECKLLEKHPQLNDLSDDDESNETQARYINKVRKVALDLPPDESFSMQLPDKSFASEIAMVAYKRNTAIECFGDDSDSSTSINSNDS from the exons ATGGAAATCGATGACGAAGATGTTGTCGTAGAC ggCACAGATTTGCAAAAGTATTTGAATGCAGTTGGATATTCTGAATTTGAAGTTTCTAAACGAAAACCTGGTGAAAAGCTTTGTCCAACTGAA gtacaaaaatgttcaaggaAAATAATGAGACCAACCCAAAATCAAAAA GACTTTGCATTGTGTGTAACATTAATCAAGATAATCATGGAGAGTCAACTTATTTTCAAAGAagatactttatttattaaggaATTTATTCCATCAGAACACTTTAAATATCCTCTATTTCTAACAAAACGGAAAAG tattactCTACTTATACTATGCGTATTCTGTGGTCTtatgaatatgtttttttcaaaattctggGATGAATGGACAATCGTAGGCATGTTCATTTTTTGGTTTGGTTGTGTTTTAATGGATGTATTGTATAACCTAAACCAAAATAGAGCGATAAAAAATACTACAATGAAAACTATTCAATCCATGGAAAAATTATCTCTGCTGATACAAAAGTCTACTCATTTTGTGCAAGAATGTAGCAATattcataatag ttgtTTTCACACATATGATGGTAAAAATCCTAATGCCTTCAAATACTTATTGATGCCAGAATTAAGAACTCTGCTTATAACTGTGTTACAAGATTTGATCAATaatcttgtatataatatatctgaagTTCACACATTTTTCCCTCTAAAAGATTCTGTTTCTAACATTGTTTATTTGTACAAAACGGACtgcaaaattgatttaaaaaacacTTCTTtcgaaaatataaat aaAGCCAAgtacacttattttttattacaatcagAATTCTTGAAACAGTCAGCCCTGTGTTTATGTCCAGCATTATGGACTCCTCacagtttttttcatttgaatcgTTTAATTGAAACTATTGGTAAAATTGAAGAAATTTATTCTAACTTATATAGTGTTTTATATGATGAGTATAATGTTTATTctatgttcaaaaataatactatagaacATAGTAAACAACCAGTTCAATGTACAAACATGAATTCTGATCTGAAACTAAAGATATATAGTATTCGACAGTTCTTACAAAACATGATGGTGCATGTTCGGTTCATGGAAGACTCATTTGAAAACTCTTCAGTATGCAATATTGATGATATAAATAgtacattgaatattttattaaaagatgTCAGTGTTTTTAATGAACTTATTTCAACATTACAAATtaacattctaaaaaaaaataataatcaaacagaTAAATCTATATTAACTAATGATTCTATTGGAGTAACTGACCATATAGATACAGACACCAATGAACCAATCAAAGAAATCTGTGaagatgaattattttttggtgTATCTGAAGAACCTACTGAAAATatggaaaatacattttgtaatgaaGTATTATTTGATAAGTCtaacaatcataatttaatgttagAATTGAAAGTGGCGCTTAAAGATAAACAAGCAGAATGGAAACAACGAGAATGCAAGTTGTTAGAAAAACATCCACAGTTAAATGACTTATCTGATGACGATGAAAGTAATGAGACACAAGCCCGGTACATAAATAAAGTGCGTAAAGTAGCATTAGACTTGCCCCCCGATGAAAGCTTTTCTATGCAATTACCTGATAAAAGCTTTGCTAGTGAAATAGCCATGGTTGCTTATAAACGGAATACAGCAATTGAATGTTTTGGAGATGATTCTGATTCGAGTACATCAATAAACTCAAATGAttcttaa
- the LOC100162377 gene encoding TBC1 domain family member 22B isoform X2, with the protein MLDLDIGKMGDHVQKYVNDNDMNLKNSFWKKNIRNLPGRASPKKESKSVSSSASTSFDDFQESVSDAWEIEAEDEILRISAQGESSSQTYKESRHTENRVNFLNSEVDTNKLTKFQVLLESNLLNLEDLKKLSWSGVPVEVRPMTWRLLAGYLPTSTERRQEALDRKRIDYANLVKQYYDTDKDEVYKDTYRQIHIDIPRMSTPLFQQTTVQEMFERILFIWAIRHPASGYVQGMNDLVTPFYVVFLQEYLPIGTNIETLDVSSISKKNRDSLEADSFWCLSKFLDGIQDNYIFAQLGIQYKVNQLKELIQRIDGTLHGHLMKHGIDYLQFSFRWMNNLLTRELPLRCSIRLWDTYLAESDCFAIFQLYVCAAFLLHWRQELLEEKDFQGLMIMLQNLQTQNWTDTDISLLVAEAYKLKFTFADAPNHLTTKR; encoded by the exons ATGTTAGATTTAG ATATTGGCAAAATGGGCGATCACGTACAAAAATATGTCAACGACAATGACATGAATCTTAAGAAttcgttttggaaaaaaaacattagaaatCTTCCCGGAAG GGCAAGTCCTAAGAAAGAAAGCAAATCTGTATCTTCTTCAGCTTCAACTTCGTTTGATGATTTCCAAGAAAGTGTCAGTGATGCATGGGAAATTGAAGCCGAGGATGAGATACTACGTATATCAG CACAAGGAGAATCTAGTTCACAAACTTATAAAGAATCTCGGCACACAGAGAATAGAGTGAATTTTCTCA attctgaagttgatacaaacaaattaacaaaattccaAGTGTTGCTTgaaagtaacttattaaatttagaagATTTGAAGAAACTTAGTTGGTCTGGTGTGCCTGTAGAAGTACGTCCTATGACATGGAGACTATTAGCA ggTTATTTACCGACAAGCACTGAACGTAGACAAGAAGCACTTGATCGAAAGCGTATTGATTATGCAAATCTtgtcaaacaatattatgatacagaTAAAGATGAAGTGTACAAAGATACGTATAGACAG attCATATTGATATTCCACGTATGAGTACTCCTCTTTTCCAACAAACAACTGTGCAAGAAATGTTTGAAAGAATCTTATTCATTTGGGCAATCAGACATCCTGCATCTGGTTATGTTCAAGGAATGAATGATTTAGTTACACCTTTTTATGTTGTCTTCTTGCAGGAATATCTTCCTATAG GTACAAATATTGAAACACTTGATGTTAGCTCAATATCAAAAAAGAACCGGGATTCTCTAGAAGCTGATTCATTTTGGTGTTTATCAAAGTTCTTGGATGGTATTCaagacaattatatttttgccCAGCTTGGAATTCAGTATAAAGTTAATCAGCTTAAAGAACTAATTCAAAGAATTGATG gcACACTTCACGGACATTTAATGAAACACGGAATCGACTACTTACAATTTTCATTTAGATGGATGAACAATTTACTAACAAGAGAATTACCACTGAGGTGTTCAATTAGGTTATGGGATACATACCTTGCAGAGTCTGATTGTTTCGCTATTTTTCAGCTCTACGTATGTGCTGCATTTTTGTTGCACTGGCGACAAGAATTACTAGAAGAAAAAGATTTCCAG GGTCTCATGATAATGTTACAAAATTTGCAAACACAAAATTGGACAGATACTGATATCAGCTTATTAGTAGCTGAAGCCTATAAATTGAAGTTTACATTTGCTGATGCTCCAAATCATTTGACTACAAAAAGGTGA
- the LOC100162377 gene encoding TBC1 domain family member 22B isoform X1: MLDLDIGKMGDHVQKYVNDNDMNLKNSFWKKNIRNLPGRASPKKESKSVSSSASTSFDDFQESVSDAWEIEAEDEILRISDVKISKRVAHSAAVNVINNHKASIEEIHKSKNYSNSDPQGESSSQTYKESRHTENRVNFLNSEVDTNKLTKFQVLLESNLLNLEDLKKLSWSGVPVEVRPMTWRLLAGYLPTSTERRQEALDRKRIDYANLVKQYYDTDKDEVYKDTYRQIHIDIPRMSTPLFQQTTVQEMFERILFIWAIRHPASGYVQGMNDLVTPFYVVFLQEYLPIGTNIETLDVSSISKKNRDSLEADSFWCLSKFLDGIQDNYIFAQLGIQYKVNQLKELIQRIDGTLHGHLMKHGIDYLQFSFRWMNNLLTRELPLRCSIRLWDTYLAESDCFAIFQLYVCAAFLLHWRQELLEEKDFQGLMIMLQNLQTQNWTDTDISLLVAEAYKLKFTFADAPNHLTTKR; encoded by the exons ATGTTAGATTTAG ATATTGGCAAAATGGGCGATCACGTACAAAAATATGTCAACGACAATGACATGAATCTTAAGAAttcgttttggaaaaaaaacattagaaatCTTCCCGGAAG GGCAAGTCCTAAGAAAGAAAGCAAATCTGTATCTTCTTCAGCTTCAACTTCGTTTGATGATTTCCAAGAAAGTGTCAGTGATGCATGGGAAATTGAAGCCGAGGATGAGATACTACGTATATCAG ACGTGAAAATTTCAAAGCGTGTGGCCCATTCTGCTGCTgtcaatgtaattaataatcataaggCTTCGATTGAGGaaattcataaatcaaaaaactaCTCAAACTCTGATC CACAAGGAGAATCTAGTTCACAAACTTATAAAGAATCTCGGCACACAGAGAATAGAGTGAATTTTCTCA attctgaagttgatacaaacaaattaacaaaattccaAGTGTTGCTTgaaagtaacttattaaatttagaagATTTGAAGAAACTTAGTTGGTCTGGTGTGCCTGTAGAAGTACGTCCTATGACATGGAGACTATTAGCA ggTTATTTACCGACAAGCACTGAACGTAGACAAGAAGCACTTGATCGAAAGCGTATTGATTATGCAAATCTtgtcaaacaatattatgatacagaTAAAGATGAAGTGTACAAAGATACGTATAGACAG attCATATTGATATTCCACGTATGAGTACTCCTCTTTTCCAACAAACAACTGTGCAAGAAATGTTTGAAAGAATCTTATTCATTTGGGCAATCAGACATCCTGCATCTGGTTATGTTCAAGGAATGAATGATTTAGTTACACCTTTTTATGTTGTCTTCTTGCAGGAATATCTTCCTATAG GTACAAATATTGAAACACTTGATGTTAGCTCAATATCAAAAAAGAACCGGGATTCTCTAGAAGCTGATTCATTTTGGTGTTTATCAAAGTTCTTGGATGGTATTCaagacaattatatttttgccCAGCTTGGAATTCAGTATAAAGTTAATCAGCTTAAAGAACTAATTCAAAGAATTGATG gcACACTTCACGGACATTTAATGAAACACGGAATCGACTACTTACAATTTTCATTTAGATGGATGAACAATTTACTAACAAGAGAATTACCACTGAGGTGTTCAATTAGGTTATGGGATACATACCTTGCAGAGTCTGATTGTTTCGCTATTTTTCAGCTCTACGTATGTGCTGCATTTTTGTTGCACTGGCGACAAGAATTACTAGAAGAAAAAGATTTCCAG GGTCTCATGATAATGTTACAAAATTTGCAAACACAAAATTGGACAGATACTGATATCAGCTTATTAGTAGCTGAAGCCTATAAATTGAAGTTTACATTTGCTGATGCTCCAAATCATTTGACTACAAAAAGGTGA
- the LOC100167172 gene encoding uncharacterized protein LOC100167172 isoform X2, which translates to MEIDDEDVVVDGTDLQKYLNAVGYSEFEVSKRKPGEKLCPTEVQKCSRKIMRPTQNQKDFALCVTLIKIIMESQLIFKEDTLFIKEFIPSEHFKYPLFLTKRKSITLLILCVFCGLMNMFFSKFWDEWTIVGMFIFWFGCVLMDVLYNLNQNRAIKNTTMKTIQSMEKLSLLIQKSTHFVQECSNIHNSCFHTYDGKNPNAFKYLLMPELRTLLITVLQDLINNLVYNISEVHTFFPLKDSVSNIVYLYKTDCKIDLKNTSFENINKAKYTYFLLQSEFLKQSALCLCPALWTPHSFFHLNRLIETIEHSKQPVQCTNMNSDLKLKIYSIRQFLQNMMVHVRFMEDSFENSSVCNIDDINSTLNILLKDVSVFNELISTLQINILKKNNNQTDKSILTNDSIGVTDHIDTDTNEPIKEICEDELFFGVSEEPTENMENTFCNEVLFDKSNNHNLMLELKVALKDKQAEWKQRECKLLEKHPQLNDLSDDDESNETQARYINKVRKVALDLPPDESFSMQLPDKSFASEIAMVAYKRNTAIECFGDDSDSSTSINSNDS; encoded by the exons ATGGAAATCGATGACGAAGATGTTGTCGTAGAC ggCACAGATTTGCAAAAGTATTTGAATGCAGTTGGATATTCTGAATTTGAAGTTTCTAAACGAAAACCTGGTGAAAAGCTTTGTCCAACTGAA gtacaaaaatgttcaaggaAAATAATGAGACCAACCCAAAATCAAAAA GACTTTGCATTGTGTGTAACATTAATCAAGATAATCATGGAGAGTCAACTTATTTTCAAAGAagatactttatttattaaggaATTTATTCCATCAGAACACTTTAAATATCCTCTATTTCTAACAAAACGGAAAAG tattactCTACTTATACTATGCGTATTCTGTGGTCTtatgaatatgtttttttcaaaattctggGATGAATGGACAATCGTAGGCATGTTCATTTTTTGGTTTGGTTGTGTTTTAATGGATGTATTGTATAACCTAAACCAAAATAGAGCGATAAAAAATACTACAATGAAAACTATTCAATCCATGGAAAAATTATCTCTGCTGATACAAAAGTCTACTCATTTTGTGCAAGAATGTAGCAATattcataatag ttgtTTTCACACATATGATGGTAAAAATCCTAATGCCTTCAAATACTTATTGATGCCAGAATTAAGAACTCTGCTTATAACTGTGTTACAAGATTTGATCAATaatcttgtatataatatatctgaagTTCACACATTTTTCCCTCTAAAAGATTCTGTTTCTAACATTGTTTATTTGTACAAAACGGACtgcaaaattgatttaaaaaacacTTCTTtcgaaaatataaat aaAGCCAAgtacacttattttttattacaatcagAATTCTTGAAACAGTCAGCCCTGTGTTTATGTCCAGCATTATGGACTCCTCacagtttttttcatttgaatcgTTTAATTGAAACTATTG aacATAGTAAACAACCAGTTCAATGTACAAACATGAATTCTGATCTGAAACTAAAGATATATAGTATTCGACAGTTCTTACAAAACATGATGGTGCATGTTCGGTTCATGGAAGACTCATTTGAAAACTCTTCAGTATGCAATATTGATGATATAAATAgtacattgaatattttattaaaagatgTCAGTGTTTTTAATGAACTTATTTCAACATTACAAATtaacattctaaaaaaaaataataatcaaacagaTAAATCTATATTAACTAATGATTCTATTGGAGTAACTGACCATATAGATACAGACACCAATGAACCAATCAAAGAAATCTGTGaagatgaattattttttggtgTATCTGAAGAACCTACTGAAAATatggaaaatacattttgtaatgaaGTATTATTTGATAAGTCtaacaatcataatttaatgttagAATTGAAAGTGGCGCTTAAAGATAAACAAGCAGAATGGAAACAACGAGAATGCAAGTTGTTAGAAAAACATCCACAGTTAAATGACTTATCTGATGACGATGAAAGTAATGAGACACAAGCCCGGTACATAAATAAAGTGCGTAAAGTAGCATTAGACTTGCCCCCCGATGAAAGCTTTTCTATGCAATTACCTGATAAAAGCTTTGCTAGTGAAATAGCCATGGTTGCTTATAAACGGAATACAGCAATTGAATGTTTTGGAGATGATTCTGATTCGAGTACATCAATAAACTCAAATGAttcttaa
- the LOC100167172 gene encoding uncharacterized protein LOC100167172 isoform X4 — protein MQLDILNLKFLNENLVKSFVQLNITLLILCVFCGLMNMFFSKFWDEWTIVGMFIFWFGCVLMDVLYNLNQNRAIKNTTMKTIQSMEKLSLLIQKSTHFVQECSNIHNSCFHTYDGKNPNAFKYLLMPELRTLLITVLQDLINNLVYNISEVHTFFPLKDSVSNIVYLYKTDCKIDLKNTSFENINKAKYTYFLLQSEFLKQSALCLCPALWTPHSFFHLNRLIETIGKIEEIYSNLYSVLYDEYNVYSMFKNNTIEHSKQPVQCTNMNSDLKLKIYSIRQFLQNMMVHVRFMEDSFENSSVCNIDDINSTLNILLKDVSVFNELISTLQINILKKNNNQTDKSILTNDSIGVTDHIDTDTNEPIKEICEDELFFGVSEEPTENMENTFCNEVLFDKSNNHNLMLELKVALKDKQAEWKQRECKLLEKHPQLNDLSDDDESNETQARYINKVRKVALDLPPDESFSMQLPDKSFASEIAMVAYKRNTAIECFGDDSDSSTSINSNDS, from the exons ATGCAGTTGGATATTCTGAATTTGAAGTTTCTAAACGAAAACCTGGTGAAAAGCTTTGTCCAACTGAA tattactCTACTTATACTATGCGTATTCTGTGGTCTtatgaatatgtttttttcaaaattctggGATGAATGGACAATCGTAGGCATGTTCATTTTTTGGTTTGGTTGTGTTTTAATGGATGTATTGTATAACCTAAACCAAAATAGAGCGATAAAAAATACTACAATGAAAACTATTCAATCCATGGAAAAATTATCTCTGCTGATACAAAAGTCTACTCATTTTGTGCAAGAATGTAGCAATattcataatag ttgtTTTCACACATATGATGGTAAAAATCCTAATGCCTTCAAATACTTATTGATGCCAGAATTAAGAACTCTGCTTATAACTGTGTTACAAGATTTGATCAATaatcttgtatataatatatctgaagTTCACACATTTTTCCCTCTAAAAGATTCTGTTTCTAACATTGTTTATTTGTACAAAACGGACtgcaaaattgatttaaaaaacacTTCTTtcgaaaatataaat aaAGCCAAgtacacttattttttattacaatcagAATTCTTGAAACAGTCAGCCCTGTGTTTATGTCCAGCATTATGGACTCCTCacagtttttttcatttgaatcgTTTAATTGAAACTATTGGTAAAATTGAAGAAATTTATTCTAACTTATATAGTGTTTTATATGATGAGTATAATGTTTATTctatgttcaaaaataatactatagaacATAGTAAACAACCAGTTCAATGTACAAACATGAATTCTGATCTGAAACTAAAGATATATAGTATTCGACAGTTCTTACAAAACATGATGGTGCATGTTCGGTTCATGGAAGACTCATTTGAAAACTCTTCAGTATGCAATATTGATGATATAAATAgtacattgaatattttattaaaagatgTCAGTGTTTTTAATGAACTTATTTCAACATTACAAATtaacattctaaaaaaaaataataatcaaacagaTAAATCTATATTAACTAATGATTCTATTGGAGTAACTGACCATATAGATACAGACACCAATGAACCAATCAAAGAAATCTGTGaagatgaattattttttggtgTATCTGAAGAACCTACTGAAAATatggaaaatacattttgtaatgaaGTATTATTTGATAAGTCtaacaatcataatttaatgttagAATTGAAAGTGGCGCTTAAAGATAAACAAGCAGAATGGAAACAACGAGAATGCAAGTTGTTAGAAAAACATCCACAGTTAAATGACTTATCTGATGACGATGAAAGTAATGAGACACAAGCCCGGTACATAAATAAAGTGCGTAAAGTAGCATTAGACTTGCCCCCCGATGAAAGCTTTTCTATGCAATTACCTGATAAAAGCTTTGCTAGTGAAATAGCCATGGTTGCTTATAAACGGAATACAGCAATTGAATGTTTTGGAGATGATTCTGATTCGAGTACATCAATAAACTCAAATGAttcttaa
- the LOC100167172 gene encoding uncharacterized protein LOC100167172 isoform X3: MRPTQNQKDFALCVTLIKIIMESQLIFKEDTLFIKEFIPSEHFKYPLFLTKRKSITLLILCVFCGLMNMFFSKFWDEWTIVGMFIFWFGCVLMDVLYNLNQNRAIKNTTMKTIQSMEKLSLLIQKSTHFVQECSNIHNSCFHTYDGKNPNAFKYLLMPELRTLLITVLQDLINNLVYNISEVHTFFPLKDSVSNIVYLYKTDCKIDLKNTSFENINKAKYTYFLLQSEFLKQSALCLCPALWTPHSFFHLNRLIETIGKIEEIYSNLYSVLYDEYNVYSMFKNNTIEHSKQPVQCTNMNSDLKLKIYSIRQFLQNMMVHVRFMEDSFENSSVCNIDDINSTLNILLKDVSVFNELISTLQINILKKNNNQTDKSILTNDSIGVTDHIDTDTNEPIKEICEDELFFGVSEEPTENMENTFCNEVLFDKSNNHNLMLELKVALKDKQAEWKQRECKLLEKHPQLNDLSDDDESNETQARYINKVRKVALDLPPDESFSMQLPDKSFASEIAMVAYKRNTAIECFGDDSDSSTSINSNDS, translated from the exons ATGAGACCAACCCAAAATCAAAAA GACTTTGCATTGTGTGTAACATTAATCAAGATAATCATGGAGAGTCAACTTATTTTCAAAGAagatactttatttattaaggaATTTATTCCATCAGAACACTTTAAATATCCTCTATTTCTAACAAAACGGAAAAG tattactCTACTTATACTATGCGTATTCTGTGGTCTtatgaatatgtttttttcaaaattctggGATGAATGGACAATCGTAGGCATGTTCATTTTTTGGTTTGGTTGTGTTTTAATGGATGTATTGTATAACCTAAACCAAAATAGAGCGATAAAAAATACTACAATGAAAACTATTCAATCCATGGAAAAATTATCTCTGCTGATACAAAAGTCTACTCATTTTGTGCAAGAATGTAGCAATattcataatag ttgtTTTCACACATATGATGGTAAAAATCCTAATGCCTTCAAATACTTATTGATGCCAGAATTAAGAACTCTGCTTATAACTGTGTTACAAGATTTGATCAATaatcttgtatataatatatctgaagTTCACACATTTTTCCCTCTAAAAGATTCTGTTTCTAACATTGTTTATTTGTACAAAACGGACtgcaaaattgatttaaaaaacacTTCTTtcgaaaatataaat aaAGCCAAgtacacttattttttattacaatcagAATTCTTGAAACAGTCAGCCCTGTGTTTATGTCCAGCATTATGGACTCCTCacagtttttttcatttgaatcgTTTAATTGAAACTATTGGTAAAATTGAAGAAATTTATTCTAACTTATATAGTGTTTTATATGATGAGTATAATGTTTATTctatgttcaaaaataatactatagaacATAGTAAACAACCAGTTCAATGTACAAACATGAATTCTGATCTGAAACTAAAGATATATAGTATTCGACAGTTCTTACAAAACATGATGGTGCATGTTCGGTTCATGGAAGACTCATTTGAAAACTCTTCAGTATGCAATATTGATGATATAAATAgtacattgaatattttattaaaagatgTCAGTGTTTTTAATGAACTTATTTCAACATTACAAATtaacattctaaaaaaaaataataatcaaacagaTAAATCTATATTAACTAATGATTCTATTGGAGTAACTGACCATATAGATACAGACACCAATGAACCAATCAAAGAAATCTGTGaagatgaattattttttggtgTATCTGAAGAACCTACTGAAAATatggaaaatacattttgtaatgaaGTATTATTTGATAAGTCtaacaatcataatttaatgttagAATTGAAAGTGGCGCTTAAAGATAAACAAGCAGAATGGAAACAACGAGAATGCAAGTTGTTAGAAAAACATCCACAGTTAAATGACTTATCTGATGACGATGAAAGTAATGAGACACAAGCCCGGTACATAAATAAAGTGCGTAAAGTAGCATTAGACTTGCCCCCCGATGAAAGCTTTTCTATGCAATTACCTGATAAAAGCTTTGCTAGTGAAATAGCCATGGTTGCTTATAAACGGAATACAGCAATTGAATGTTTTGGAGATGATTCTGATTCGAGTACATCAATAAACTCAAATGAttcttaa